The Nostoc cf. commune SO-36 genomic sequence GTTGTAAATCTGGCAGCCAAAGAATCAGCGCGTCCTCATCGTTATCTTGGTAGTAATGCCGCCGCCGCCCTGCTATTTTAAAGCCAAATTTTTGATATAAAGATATAGCCCCCAAGTTAGAAGCTCGCACTTCGAGAGTAGCTCGCTCCATTTTGCGATCGCAAGCTGTCTTGATAAGTGAATATAATAAAGCCTGTCCTAAACCTTGACGATGATATTCGGGATGAACCGCCAAAATTGTGATGTGGGCTTCATCTAAAATTGACCAAAAGCAACCCATTCCCAGCAGTCTCGAATTAGAGACAGAGGAAAATAAACCGAGCAAATCGCTGTTGGGGCTGTCTAACTCGCGTTGGTAGCCCTCCATTGTCCATAGCCCGCCAAAACAGGCTTGATCTAGTTCCAACAATGCACTTAGATGCTCTGGAGTCAGTAATTGAATTTTTAAGTCTAATGAGATCACATTTATTGAATAACGTTACAAACCCTTTGTAAACTGAGAATCAGGAGATGAACTCAAATCCCGTAATTTAAACAAGGAAAACTTTTATAGTTATGGTATCGACTCACCCCACTGGGGTTCAACATTCTGGAAGTCAATATTTACCTCAAAAGCGCGACACCAGTGCAAATCCATCGCCTATCAAGAACTTTTACCCTTGACTGCTAGAGTTCATCATCATGATCTCCTGGAAATTGGTGGGTGTGATGTCACAACCCTAGTTGAGCAGTTTGGTTCCCCTTTATATATTTTAGATGAAGAAACCCTGCGTTCGGCTTGTCAGCAATACCGAGATGCTTTCAAGCAATACTACATGGGCGAATCTCAAGTATTGTACGCCTCAAAAGCTTGGAATTGTTTAGCATTTTGTGCGATCGCCGCCTCAGAAGGACTGGGTATCGATGTAGTTTCTGGGGGCGAACTTTACACTGCCTTGGAAGCCGGTGTTAGTCCCAATAAAATTTACCTTCACGGAAATAATAAGTCTCGTGAAGAATTAATTTTAGCGATCGAGTCTGGTGTCACCATTGTGGCGGATAACTGGTATGAATTGCATACCCTTGCCGAAATCGCCCAACCGGCTCAACCGATCCGTATCATGCTACGGCTGACTCCGGGTATCGAGTGTCATACGCACGAATATATCCGCACGGGACACTTAGATAGCAAATTTGGCTTTGATCCTAACGATTTAGATGAAGTTTTTACCTTTGTCAGCCAACAACCTGCCCTTAATTGCGTAGGAGTACATGCTCATATTGGTTCCCAAATTTTTGAACGCCAACCGCATCAAGACTTGGCCGCCGTCATGGTGCAATGGCTGCGGGATGCCACGAAGTATGGTTTAAATATTACAGAGTTAAATGTTGGCGGCGGTTTAGGGTTAAGTACACAGAATCAGACGATCCCCCTAGCATTGAAGAATGGGTGAAGGCAATTTGTGAAGTTATCCAAAAAGCTTGCGTAACCGAAAACCTACCTTTGCCAAAATTACTTAGTGAACCGGGGCGATCGCTAATTGCAACTTCTTGCGTCACTGCCTATACTATTGGTTCATCCAAAGTCATTCCAGAAATTCGCACCTACGTGGCAATTGATGGAGGAATGTCTGACAATCCCCGCCCAATTACTTATCAATCAGTTTATCGGGCAGTCGTTGCCAATAAAATGTCTTCTCCCTTGAACCAAACAGTCACAATTGCTGGTAAACATTGTGAATCAGGAGATATTCTGATTAAAAATGCACTACTCCCAAAAACTGAACCAGGGGATATTCTCGTAGTTATGGGAACTGGTGCGTACAATTACAGTATGGCATCTAACTACAACCGCTTGCCCCGACCGGCAGCAGTCGTAGTAGCAAATGGCGAAGCAAATTTAATTTTGCAACGTGAAACTTATCAAGATTTAATTCGACAAGATCGTCTACCAGAAAGACTAAAAAATAGTCGTTAGTCCTTGGTCATTAGTCATTAGCTAGAAACTAAACCCCGTCTATTTTGAAACCTATAGTTTTTGAAGAGAGTATATTATTCTCTCGTGGCTTGAGTTTTGAGCTTTAGCCTCATTACAAAAAACTACGGTTTTCACAGTAGACGCGGTTTAATAACAAATGACAAATGACAAATGACAAATGACTAACCGTAATTAGAGGCAAAAGTGTAATCCAGATGTCATGAGAGATTGGTGGAAGCAATGGCTGACAAACCTGGGATGGTCACAGTCCTTGCTACTTGGGACTCTGGATATCATGTTAGTGCTGGCACTGACTTACATGATACTGGTTATTATTAGTGAGCGCCGGACACTGTGGATGGTGAGGGGATTCATTATATTAATGCTAGCCTCAGCATTAAGCGGCAGATTAGGGCTACCTCTGCTCAGTTTTGTATTAGAAAAATTGGTGATTGGTTGTGCTGTGGCGATGGCAGTTGCTCTCCAGTCAGAGTTTCGGCGTTTTTTAGAGCAATTGGGGCGTGGCGAATTCCGCCAGCTATTTCAACCAGATCGGCTGGCAATACCTAAATCTGATAGTGTAATTGATGAAATTGTTGAGGCTGTTAAAGAATTGTCAAAAAACCGCATTGGAGCTTTACTAATTGTGGAAACCACAGGGCCAATTGATGAGCGAGATTTTTCTGTGCCAGGAGTAAAGCTCAATGCGGAAGTTTCTAAAGAACTGATCCAGACAATTTTTCAGCCGAAAACTTTGTTACACGATGGGGCGACACTGATTCGTGGCTCACGGATAGTGTCATCGGGTATAATTTTACCACTTTCGGGACGCACAGCCTCGCGCCAGTTGGGAACACGCCACCGGGCGGCAATGGGAATTACTGAGCGGGTCGAAAATTGCATTTGTGTCGTTGTATCTGAAGAAACGGGTTCTATTTCCTTAGCGGAACGGGGAACCCTAAATAGACCACTGACGATTAGGAAGCTAAAAGAGTCATTAGATGCTCTTTTGTCTCCAACCGTAGATAGGGAAGCTGTTGCTCCTGGTCTGTTGAGCTTTGTTCGTCGGATAGGTGGCAAGACACTAGCACTGGTTTCACGTTTACTCGGATTACCATCGACCGCTTCTCGAGATAAAAAATGACAGGACAACATATCAAACTGCAAGATTTGCCCACAGACTTAAAACGAGAACTATTGCCGCAGCACGTTGCGGTGATTATGGATGGCAATGGTCGATGGGCTAAACGTCAGGGTCTACCCCGAATTATGGGTCATAAGCGAGGAGTAGATGCTCTCAAGGATTTACTTCGGTGTTGTCAGGATTGGGGAATTCAGGCGCTGACAGCTTATGCTTTTTCAACGGAGAACTGGAAAAGACCGCAGGAAGAAGTAGATTTTTTGATGACTCTCTTTCAAAGAGTTTTACGCCAAGAACTGCGGGAAATGGTGGAAGAGAATGTTCAAATTAAGTTTGTCGGGAATTTGCAAGACCTGCCACGATCGCTCCAACAAGAAATATCCCGTTCAATGGAAGAAACCAAAAATAATCGTGGTATCCGGTTTTCGGTAGCAACTAATTATGGCGGACGGCAGGAAATTTTACAAGCTTGTCAAGCGATCGCAAAACAAGTCCAGCAAGGTCTGCTACACCCCGATGAAATTAGATGAAACAGGTGTTTGAAAGCCACTTGTACACAGCCGGAATTATTGACCCAGATTTGTTAATTCGCACCAGTGGAGAAATGCGCCTCTCAAATTTCCTTCTCTGGCAAATGGCTTATGGAGAAATTTACATTACCGATGCTCTCTGGCCCGATTTTGACCGAGCTGAGTTTCACCGCGCCTTATGTGCCTACCAACAACGCGAACGGCGATTTGGAAAAGTATAAAATTTACAATCGAAGCCAACCGCCAATTTCGGACTCAGTGGGTTGACTGGAGATGACCACAACGCTTGTTACGGGATTTCCAAGAAATAAATTATCCAAATAAACGAACCACTCCAGACGCAGAGAACACGGAGTGGAAAGGAAGAGAGAGATTTTGCAATCGACTTTGGAATATTTTTTTATTTGGAAGTCCCTAAGCAAGAGGGAGAGTTAGTGTTAACAAGGAGTATCAGGAATCAGAGTCGTGAAATAGGGCTTTGATATCTCGATAGCCACTAACAACACGAAAAATCTCCACATCTTGCCCTATAAACATGTAGAGGATGAGGTAATTGTCTATTGAGAGGCTACGGATACCAGGTAAAATTTCATCACGCTGTCGTCCTAGACCAGGGAACTGAGCAATCTTGGCAAATTTCGCGTTCAGCTTACTCAGAAAACCCTCAGACTGAGCCAAGCCAGATTGTCTAGCAATGTAATCCGCTATCTGCTCAATGTCTTGAATTGCAGGTTTGGTAAGGCGAAATTGTGAGGTCATGTTTTGTCTGAAACACCATAGCGCGAGCGCACATTGGCACGAATTTGATCCATTGCAGCCGAACCATCAACAACTTCGCCCCGCTCGGACGCTTCCCACCCAATCCGCGCTTCTTGTTGCAAGTCTTGTAGTCGTCCTTGATAGATGTCTTCTTGCTGTTCTAGGAGTTTTACGCCTGCAAGAATAACTGCGATTGCGTTCTGATACTTACCGCTAGTGAGTTGGCGTTGAACTAGGGCTTCTACTTCAGGTGGCAGAACGATTTGCATGGGTTTTTGTCGGAGTAGGAGTAACTTTAATTGTAAGCGATCGCTTTTGTCAGCTATGCCTTACAAGATTGGCAATCACATTTTTACGATGAACTGGACTCAGCACTTCTTTATGGCCCAGAAAACACAGCTTGTTCTACATCATCCCGACTAAGAGAATACTTAAATGAGCGTTGGATATCTTGTCCATTTTCCCCAGATTGGACGTATCGTACTACGATTTGCTCAACATCAAGCCATAATTCAGCTTGCCAATTGGGGCGTTGTACACGCCAGCAATGCCTCTGTGTTTCGTCTTGTTGACATCCTTGGTCTTTTAGCCACTGCTCAATTTGTGGCAGAGAATGATTATATAGAGGGGTATCGGAGGGAAGAAGAGGCATAGGAATTTTAGATTTTGGATTAGGGAATTTTTTAATTTTTAATTATCTAGGGGTAATTAATTGCAACAAATAGGTAATCTGACTGGTGTATAAATGCAGTTGGTTGCAGCAAATGGGAATGGATCGCAGCCTCGCCACGAGTTAAGCCAATGGCAACTGCTAATAACAGACAACCTACAAATGTTAACACCAGCATAAATAAAGCAAAGATTTCGCCAGATGAGAGGGGGCGATCGCTCGCGTCGAGGTAAGCTGATTTTGACCAGTCATGACACGAGACGGGATGATTCAAATCAGGAGGTGGTTGAATCACGCCAAAGCGGGAATAGCCGATTTTTAAATCGTAGCTTAATCGTCGTTCTGGATGGCTAAGGGTGGCGTAAGCTTCATTAATTTGCTGAAATTTGGGAGTGGCGATCGCAGTCGGCAAGTCTGTAGTATCAGGATGATAGCGTTTGCTCAGTTCCCGATAAGCGCGACGAATTTCAATTACCGATGCCCAGGGATGTAGTCCTAGCAGGGAGTAATAAGTTGGTTCACTGCTTTGTGGCATTGCCCAATTTTGATTCACATCTGTTTGAGTCACTTTGCTCAAAGATATTTTTTATATTTTAAATCCTTTATGAATTCGAGAAGACACAACAGATATAGCATCTGATAAGATAACTTAATAAAGCATTTGGCTAACGTATTAAATCAGCACGGGGTTTAAAGGTTTCAATTTGCCGTAACTTTTCGTAAAGTTCTCGTTCTTCTTGACTAATATTTTTCGGTGTAACTATTTGAATTTCTACTAATTGATCGCCACGTTTTCCGTCATCATTAGGATAACCTTTATTACCTAGTCTAAATTTTTGACCAGACCTAACTCCGGGAGGGGTGGTCATTTTTACAGGGCCATCAAGAGTAGGTGCTTCTACCTGTCCTCCTAAAACTGCCTCGCTAGGAGTAACGGGAACCTGGCAGACGATATTTGAACCGTCTAATTTAAATAATGGATGAGGCTCAACAGTAATTTTTAAGTATAAATCGCCACCACCAACGCCTTGGTTCCGCAAACGGATGGTTTGGCCTGTTACCATACCGGGGGGCATATTAACTTCTAACGATCGCCCATCTTCCAAGCGAATGCGTTCATTACCACCTTGATAAGCTTTTTCTAGTGGTAGTGTTAATCTGGCTTCTATATCACGACGCGTAGTGCGAGGTGGGGGGTTAACTGTATAGGCAACTTTCGTTCTGGGGGAACGAAACGGATCGCTATTATTGCCATTATTAGAATTACTTGCCCCACTCTTATTTTTGACGCCGATAACTTGATTAATAAAGCTTTCAAAATCAGAGTATTGGCTGGGATCTACCTCCTGATTGCCGTTGCGATCGCTAGGGCTACTCTGCCAAGTTTTAGCCTTTGGTGTCTGTTTGTTGCCCGCAAAGCCTTTTTGCTTCCAGTAGCGGCTAAACTGGTCGTACTGCGATCGCTTGGCTGGATCTGAAAGCACTTCATAAGCCTCACCAATATCCTTAAATTTTTCCTCCGATTCTTTATTACCCGGGTTGAGATCGGGGTGATATTGCCTTGCTAACCGCCGATAAACCTTTTTAATTTCCTCAGCAGAGGCATCTTTAGATACTCCTAAAATCTCATAATAATCGCGGAAATTCGGCAAATTTTGCATAGTTCAGTTATTTAAATTTTAGATTTTAGATTCTGGATTAATTAAGAATTTAGGAGAGAGGAATTATGAGTTAAGAGTTGAAAGATTTAATTTTTAACTCCTAACTCCTAACTTCTCACTCCTCACTCCTAACTTTTATTAAAATTACTACAACCAATCATTGTCTTCTTCATCATCCCAGTTATCTTGGTAGGTGGGACGGGATTTGCGTGGAGGACGGCTTTCATAAGAGGAAGAACGGCTGTCGCGGCCATAATCTCTGCCATAGTCTCTGCCATAGTCTTTACTGTATGAGTCACGTTCTCGA encodes the following:
- a CDS encoding type II toxin-antitoxin system RelE/ParE family toxin, with product MTSQFRLTKPAIQDIEQIADYIARQSGLAQSEGFLSKLNAKFAKIAQFPGLGRQRDEILPGIRSLSIDNYLILYMFIGQDVEIFRVVSGYRDIKALFHDSDS
- a CDS encoding DnaJ C-terminal domain-containing protein, which encodes MQNLPNFRDYYEILGVSKDASAEEIKKVYRRLARQYHPDLNPGNKESEEKFKDIGEAYEVLSDPAKRSQYDQFSRYWKQKGFAGNKQTPKAKTWQSSPSDRNGNQEVDPSQYSDFESFINQVIGVKNKSGASNSNNGNNSDPFRSPRTKVAYTVNPPPRTTRRDIEARLTLPLEKAYQGGNERIRLEDGRSLEVNMPPGMVTGQTIRLRNQGVGGGDLYLKITVEPHPLFKLDGSNIVCQVPVTPSEAVLGGQVEAPTLDGPVKMTTPPGVRSGQKFRLGNKGYPNDDGKRGDQLVEIQIVTPKNISQEERELYEKLRQIETFKPRADLIR
- a CDS encoding J domain-containing protein; translation: MPQSSEPTYYSLLGLHPWASVIEIRRAYRELSKRYHPDTTDLPTAIATPKFQQINEAYATLSHPERRLSYDLKIGYSRFGVIQPPPDLNHPVSCHDWSKSAYLDASDRPLSSGEIFALFMLVLTFVGCLLLAVAIGLTRGEAAIHSHLLQPTAFIHQSDYLFVAINYP
- the cdaA gene encoding diadenylate cyclase CdaA, which encodes MRDWWKQWLTNLGWSQSLLLGTLDIMLVLALTYMILVIISERRTLWMVRGFIILMLASALSGRLGLPLLSFVLEKLVIGCAVAMAVALQSEFRRFLEQLGRGEFRQLFQPDRLAIPKSDSVIDEIVEAVKELSKNRIGALLIVETTGPIDERDFSVPGVKLNAEVSKELIQTIFQPKTLLHDGATLIRGSRIVSSGIILPLSGRTASRQLGTRHRAAMGITERVENCICVVVSEETGSISLAERGTLNRPLTIRKLKESLDALLSPTVDREAVAPGLLSFVRRIGGKTLALVSRLLGLPSTASRDKK
- a CDS encoding DUF3143 domain-containing protein; amino-acid sequence: MPLLPSDTPLYNHSLPQIEQWLKDQGCQQDETQRHCWRVQRPNWQAELWLDVEQIVVRYVQSGENGQDIQRSFKYSLSRDDVEQAVFSGP
- the rimI gene encoding ribosomal protein S18-alanine N-acetyltransferase, with product MISLDLKIQLLTPEHLSALLELDQACFGGLWTMEGYQRELDSPNSDLLGLFSSVSNSRLLGMGCFWSILDEAHITILAVHPEYHRQGLGQALLYSLIKTACDRKMERATLEVRASNLGAISLYQKFGFKIAGRRRHYYQDNDEDALILWLPDLQHPKFKATLDQWYSIVSDRLDKSSWHLSF
- a CDS encoding ribbon-helix-helix domain-containing protein, with protein sequence MQIVLPPEVEALVQRQLTSGKYQNAIAVILAGVKLLEQQEDIYQGRLQDLQQEARIGWEASERGEVVDGSAAMDQIRANVRSRYGVSDKT